Part of the Caulifigura coniformis genome, GGCTTTGCCGAGTCGACGAGCGTCTGGTTCGGATCAGGAGGCGCGACGAGCGGAGGGGGCGCCACCACCGCCGGCGCCTCCGCCTGGGCCGCGACGCGAATAATCGCGCCGCCGGAATTCTGGAATGGATTGGCCGGATGGTCGTCCGCGATGCCGAAGCTTCCGAGCATCAATGCCGGAGTCAGAACGGCCGCGGTCATCCACCGGTGCGCCGGGGGGATCCAGTTCAACATGAAGTTCTGGGCAGAGGCTGGCGTCATCTCCACTCCCTTTCGACGCTTTCCGAACGGCGAACGACGGCCCGCGAAAAGAGGTTCGCAGTCGACTGCTTCACCGTGCGCGAGGCAGAAAAACCATCCTGGTCTGCCACGCGTCCGTTGTATTCATCGTCCCGTCGATTCAGAGACTGCAACAGGATCACCCGTCGAATCGGGCACGGCGCTCTTTCGCGGAACTCGCCAGCGCCTGCGGCAGAGCGGGCAAAGGCGGAACCACCGGATTTCCAGGTTCGACCGCGGCCGCTGAAACTTCCGGTACAACCGGGGCCGCCCGGAAATGTCGCCCCGCGGATCCATTTCCGCCGTTGCGACCGGCAAAAGCGTTATTTCTTCGCGGGTTCTTCGCCCGAGGCGGTAATGACCTCGGACTTGCCCGGTTCGTCCTTCGGCTTCGACGTGGCGAAGTGCTCAAACACGGCCGGCTCGCGGAATCCGACCGCAGGCATGTCCATCCCGTCCCTGCCGACATCGAGCGTCGATCCGGCGATGCCGGTCTTCGTGTAGATGGAGCCCTTCTGGAACGGGCCGGCTCCGAGAAACCACGAATCCTGGGCCGTGCTCTTCGCGGTGGCCAGTCCGGACTGCCAGACGCGTTCTTTCGACTCCCGGGCGTACGCGAAGCACGCGACTTTGGCCGCCGCGAGCTGGTTCTTCTTCTTGGCCAGCGAGATTTCCGGAATGGAAGTGATGGTGGTCGGCATCGAGGTCGCTGCGGCTGCGGCGGCAGTCGCAGCGCCGGCGTTGCTGGAGGGAAGTCCGTAGATGATGTCGTTTCCGTCGGCGCCCAGAGTTCCGACGCGGGCTTCCACAATGAGGTCAGCCTGGGCCGCGGTGTCCTGCAGCAGCACACCGGAGCCGACCATTGCCTGGCGGAGCGAACTGATGATGTACTCCGCCGAAACGAAACCGATTGTTTTCAGGTTCTGGATGTAGCGCGTTTCGAAGAAGACCTTCTGGCCGGCGAGGGGTCGGAAATCAATGCTCGAAACGGCCGAGTCGACGGCATCCGACGCCAGGAGCTGTTCGGTGGCGCTGTTCTGCAGAATCGTTCCGCAACCAGTCAGTCCGACGACCGTGGAACAGAGTGCGGCCAGCACGAAACGTCGCTTCCGCGAGCGCCGGTCGATGCACGCAATGCGTGCGGGTCGAGTCCTGATGCGCTTTCCCATGGCGAGCTCAGTCGCTTCCGCACAGGAGCCGGTCGATGGCGCTGACCAGCTCGCGGTAGTCAAACAGCGATGAGATGCGACAGGCCGCAACGTTCCGGGCCTCCGTCTGGGCAGGGCCGGCCGCCATGCGGCCGACGATCACTTTGAGAGGGGGATGATCCGCGATGTCGTCGTCGGCAGTGGGGGAACGGAGAACAACGACACTGCCGCGGCCACGCTGGAAGGGAGGATGGGATTCGCGCGTGGAGACTCGTTCGACTTCAAAGCCCCGGGGCCGATAGACGGCCGCCAGCACCTCCGACGTATCGAAGGCATCGTCGTAAACGAGAACTTTTGGCGTGGATTTCATGACGTCCTGTCAAACCAGCACCGCTCTGCATCCTTCAGAGACGGGGCGGGACGATAACCGTTCCTTCAGAATCGTGCAAAATGAGTTTTCCGCCTGATGGCAATGCACGCAGTCTCCGCAAGAGAGGCAGACTGTTGTCCGTGTCCGCCCGCGACTGGTCTTCAGTCCCCCGGGGCGGCGTTCGCGAGAGCCCTACACGCAGGGGCGGCGGTCGACGACGCGGCGTTCGGATTGATCTCGGGAACGGCGGCTGCGATTTCGTCGACCACCGGCGTCAGCTCCGGAGTGACCGCCGTCCGCAGATCGAATACGAAGCAGTTCCCTTCGAAATGGGCGCCCCCGCATTCTTCGAAGTACTTCAGGATCCCGCCGTCGAGCTGCAGCACGTTCTGGAAGCCGGCCATCTCCATCCACGGGGCGGCCTTCTCGCAGCGAATCCCCCCCGTGCAGAACGTGACGATCGGCTTCTCCTTCAGCTCCTCGGGCAGCTGCGCGACGAGCTCCGGAAAGCGGCTGAAGTCTTGCAGCGGCGGAGCGATGGCGTTCCGGAATGTCCCGACTTCCACCTCATAGGTGTTGCGAGTGTCGAGGAGCGTCACTTCGCGGCCTTCATCGAGCCATCGTTTCAACTCCGCCGGCCCGATGCGCCGACCGCCGTCCTGGTCGGGGCGGGCCTCTGGACGTCCGAAGGTGATGATCTCTTTCTTGATTTTGACCAGCAGTTTCCGGAACGGCTGCCTTGCGCTGAAGCTCTCTTTGGCGGTGAGCCCTTCAAGCCCCTCAATGGTTCGCAGCCTGGCCAGCACCGTCTCCAGCGCGGGGTGTGATCCCGCGAGGAAGAGGTTGATTCCCTCAGGAGCCAGCAGAATGGTCCCGCGAATTTCCAGGGAAGTGCACAGCTCCCGCAGTCCGGCTTGCAACTCCTTCAGGGCCTGGAGTGGAGCGAATCGATACGCGGCAATATTCAGAACCGACTTCATCGGGGGAGTTTAATCAATCTGTCCGAATGCCTCTCCTGAGGAACGATGCAATTGCAACGTCTGTCTTTCCAAAGATTTCTGCAGATTGCCATTTTCATTTCCCGGCGGGGTGTTATTCTTCTCGCAGTTCTCCTCGCGCCGTGATGGCCCTTGGATGACGGCCAGGCCCTTTGGCGTCTGTTGTGAATACGGGCTCGTATTCTCCGCTTTCGGTCCTGGATATGTCGGAGCCTCAGTTTTCTGAGAGTTCGTCCGACTTCAATCAGGACTGTTCCCGATCTTCGGGCCGCTCGCTGGCGATCATTGCCGGATGTCGAGCGCACCGTGGGCGCGTCTGTCGCTGATTTCGCGTCGATCAGACCGGTCGTCGCAACATTTTTGCCACAGGACCACGTTCGGTTCGCACGGCCTCAACAGAGCCGTGGAGGCTTTTTGTATTGCCGCATCGGGCTTCGCGCCGTCGGCAAACCTCGCGGACGACCGTCCGCAAGTTCAGGATGAATCAGAGAATGTTGTTTCAAGACCTTGGCCTTGCCGAACCAGTGCTGAAAGCAGTGACTGCGGAGGGCTACACCACCCCGACGCCGATCCAGGAAGGCGCGATTCCGCACATCATGGAGGGGCGCGACCTGATCGGGACCGCACAGACGGGAACCGGCAAGACCGCTGCGTTCGCGCTGCCGATCCTGCATCGGCTCATCACGATTCCGGACAACCAGAACGGCTACTACAGGCCCCGCGTCCTTGTCCTCTCGCCGACCCGCGAACTCGCTACGCAGATTGCGGACAGCTTCGAGACCTACGGCGCCGGCAGCGGGATGCGTCACGTCACCGTGTACGGCGGCGTCAGCCAGGTGCCGCAGGTGAAGATGCTGCGCCGCGGCGTCGACATCATCATCGCGACCCCCGGCCGCCTGCTCGATCTCCACAACCAGGGCTGCCTGCAGCTCGAGTCGATCGAGATGTTCGTGCTCGATGAAGCCGACCGCATGCTCGACATGGGATTCATGCCCGACATCCGGCGGATTATCGATCAGCTTCCCGCCGAGCGTCAGACACTCCTGTTCTCGGCGACGATGCCCCCTGCCATTGAGCGGCTGGCCTCTGAACTGCTGAAGAACCCGGCCGAAGTGCGGATCGCCCCCAAGGCGGCCACGACCGACCTCGTCACGCAGAGCGTCTTCCACGTCGAGCGCGGCAACAAGCCGGCTGCGCTGGCCTCGTACCTCACGAGCCAGCCGGTCGAGCGAGCCGTGGTCTTCACCCGGACGAAGCAGTCGGCCGAACGCGTCGCCACGCGGCTCTGCCGCGCCGGGCTCTCGGCCGACGCGATCCATGGAAACAAGACGCAGAACGCGCGGCAGCGCACGCTGAACGCGTTCCGCGCGAACCGCGTGACGGTGCTCGTCGCGACTGACGTCGCGGCCCGCGGACTCGATGTCGACGGCGTGTCGCACGTCGTCAATTACGACCTCCCGATGGAGCCTGAGACCTACGTCCACCGCATTGGCCGCACCGGCCGGGCAGGGGCGTTCGGAGTCGCGATGTCGTTCGTCGACCGCGAGCAGCGCAGCCTGCTTGGCGCCATCGAACGACTGTTGCGCAAGAAGATTCCGGTCCAGGCGATCGACATCAACGACAATGCGTCGGCGCTGGCCCTTCCGGGCAGCCCGCCGTCACCCGTCGAGTCGACGCCCGCCCCGAAGCCGCGCCAGGCACCTCCTCCGCACCACGATCGGCCGAAAGGCGAATACCGCGAGAATGGCCCGCGCCGCGAATACCGTGAACAGGGCCAGGGGAACCGGTATGAAGGCCGTCGTGATGGCGAAAGCCGGGGCAACGGTGAAGGCCGTTCCTACGGTGACCGCCAGAACCGTTCCTACGGCAATCGCCCGCAGGGCCAACAGGGTGGTCGGCCGGCCTACGGCAGCCGCCCCAAGCCGGGTGACCGGCCGAAGTATGGCGAGCGCCCCAAATACGGTGAGCGTCCGAAGTATGGCGAACGGCGAGAGGAAGGCCGCTCGCAGGATCGGCCGCAGTACGGCGCCCGTCCGCCGCGTCAGCAGTACGGCGACCGTCCGAAGTTTGTGCCCCGGGAACGCTCAGAACAGGCCGCTGGCGATCAGCCGCAGGGCGGAGATGCTCCGGCCCCGCGGCAGTCGGAGCGGCGGTTCGAGCGGCGTCCTGCCGGTGACCGCCCGCAAGGCCGTTACCAGGGAGGCCGCCCGGCCTACGGCGATCGGCCACGCCGCGACGGCGAAGGTCGTCCCGTCTACGGTGACCGTCCCCGCCGTGACGGCGAAGGTCGCCAGGTCTATGGAGAGCGCCGTCCTGGCGGAAAGTTCCCGCCCAAACGGTTTGAAGGTCAGCGGCAGGCCCAGGGCAAGGATCAGCGTCCCCGCCGGCACGACGACGCGGCGGCTGTTCTGCCTCCCGCCGGTCCCCGCAAGGAAATGCGGGAAGGTTCGCAGTCGGCCGGAGCCGATGGCCAGCAGGCCAGGCGGAAAGCGCCCTTCATGAAGAAGAAGCGTCATCAGGGGGGCCCCGGCGGTTCACACTCGACGGGACCGGCCACTCCCCGCCGCTACGACAACGGCTCGGCCGAGTGATCTCGAGCTGATGCAAAAAAAGCCCGGTCAGCAATGACCGGGCTTTTTTGTTGGAGAGTTGCGTTCAGCCCTTGGTGAAGACGAACGCCATGTACTGGGAACGCCGGCGGACGTAATCGTGGGCCTTGGCGATTTCCTCCAGTTGCTTCCAGTC contains:
- a CDS encoding DUF6655 family protein; this translates as MGKRIRTRPARIACIDRRSRKRRFVLAALCSTVVGLTGCGTILQNSATEQLLASDAVDSAVSSIDFRPLAGQKVFFETRYIQNLKTIGFVSAEYIISSLRQAMVGSGVLLQDTAAQADLIVEARVGTLGADGNDIIYGLPSSNAGAATAAAAAATSMPTTITSIPEISLAKKKNQLAAAKVACFAYARESKERVWQSGLATAKSTAQDSWFLGAGPFQKGSIYTKTGIAGSTLDVGRDGMDMPAVGFREPAVFEHFATSKPKDEPGKSEVITASGEEPAKK
- a CDS encoding DEAD/DEAH box helicase, which gives rise to MLFQDLGLAEPVLKAVTAEGYTTPTPIQEGAIPHIMEGRDLIGTAQTGTGKTAAFALPILHRLITIPDNQNGYYRPRVLVLSPTRELATQIADSFETYGAGSGMRHVTVYGGVSQVPQVKMLRRGVDIIIATPGRLLDLHNQGCLQLESIEMFVLDEADRMLDMGFMPDIRRIIDQLPAERQTLLFSATMPPAIERLASELLKNPAEVRIAPKAATTDLVTQSVFHVERGNKPAALASYLTSQPVERAVVFTRTKQSAERVATRLCRAGLSADAIHGNKTQNARQRTLNAFRANRVTVLVATDVAARGLDVDGVSHVVNYDLPMEPETYVHRIGRTGRAGAFGVAMSFVDREQRSLLGAIERLLRKKIPVQAIDINDNASALALPGSPPSPVESTPAPKPRQAPPPHHDRPKGEYRENGPRREYREQGQGNRYEGRRDGESRGNGEGRSYGDRQNRSYGNRPQGQQGGRPAYGSRPKPGDRPKYGERPKYGERPKYGERREEGRSQDRPQYGARPPRQQYGDRPKFVPRERSEQAAGDQPQGGDAPAPRQSERRFERRPAGDRPQGRYQGGRPAYGDRPRRDGEGRPVYGDRPRRDGEGRQVYGERRPGGKFPPKRFEGQRQAQGKDQRPRRHDDAAAVLPPAGPRKEMREGSQSAGADGQQARRKAPFMKKKRHQGGPGGSHSTGPATPRRYDNGSAE
- the trhO gene encoding oxygen-dependent tRNA uridine(34) hydroxylase TrhO translates to MKSVLNIAAYRFAPLQALKELQAGLRELCTSLEIRGTILLAPEGINLFLAGSHPALETVLARLRTIEGLEGLTAKESFSARQPFRKLLVKIKKEIITFGRPEARPDQDGGRRIGPAELKRWLDEGREVTLLDTRNTYEVEVGTFRNAIAPPLQDFSRFPELVAQLPEELKEKPIVTFCTGGIRCEKAAPWMEMAGFQNVLQLDGGILKYFEECGGAHFEGNCFVFDLRTAVTPELTPVVDEIAAAVPEINPNAASSTAAPACRALANAAPGD